From Salvia splendens isolate huo1 chromosome 16, SspV2, whole genome shotgun sequence, a single genomic window includes:
- the LOC121771799 gene encoding probable bifunctional methylthioribulose-1-phosphate dehydratase/enolase-phosphatase E1 1, with protein MAAAVASSPPIFLVGRVKQTKAIVCSQFKHLGWVSVFVIIVGVLPPSGSVLPKPSKLLKRVLGTSRNTPVTAKAGTSSNGIAPTRRCIVLDIEGTTTPISFVTDVLFPYARDNVGKHLELTYDTAETQDDIELLRAQVLEDVEKNVVGAVPIPTHGDREEVIASVVANVQAMIKADRKITSLKQLQGHIWRTGFRSNEIEAVVYNDVPEALEKWRAMGLKVYIYIFEWGSRLAQRLIFGNTNYGDLRKYLCGFFDTTIGNKKETKSYQEISESLGVDDPSQILFVTDVYQEATAAKAAGLEVIISIRPGNGPLPENHGFQTTNSLSEMNPC; from the exons ATGGCAGCAGCTGTTGCTTCATCACCCCCCATTTTCCTCGTAGGAAGAGTTAAACAAACTAAAGCCATTGTTTGCAGCCAATTCAAGCATCTTGGCTGGGTTTCAG TTTTTGTAATTATTGTAGGTGTGTTGCCTCCCAGTGGATCTGTCTTGCCTAAGCCTTCCAAGTTGCTCAAG AGAGTTCTAGGCACAAGTCGAAATACTCCAGTTACTGCCAAGGCAGGGACTTCAAGTAATGGCATTGCACCAACAAGA CGTTGTATTGTTCTGGACATTGAAGGAACGACTACTCCCATATCGTTTGTCACGGATGTTCTCTTTCCATATGCTCGTGACAATGTGGGGAAGCATCTGGAGCTGACATACGATACTGCAGAAACTCAAGACGACATTGAATTACTACGAGCTCAA GTGCTAGAAGATGTTGAGAAGAATGTTGTTGGGGCAGTTCCGATCCCCACACATGGAGACAGAGAGGAGGTAATTGCAAGTGTCGTTGCGAACGTGCAGGCTATGATCAAAGCCGATAGGAAGATTACATCCTTGAAGCAATTGCAG GGGCATATATGGCGGACAGGGTTTCGGAGTAACGAGATAGAGGCCGTAGTATACAATGATGTACCCGAAGCTCTAGAAAAGTGGCGCGCTATGGGACTGAAGGT gtatatatatatattcgagTGGGGTAGCAGATTGGCGCAGAGGCTAATTTTTGGCAATACGAACTACGGTGATCTCAGAAAATACTTATGTGGTTTTTTTGATACTACTATTGG GaacaaaaaggaaacaaaaagcTACCAAGAAATCTCGGAGTCTCTTGGAGTTGATGATCCatcacaaattttatttgtcaCTGATGTATATCAAGAAGCTACAGCTGCAAAAGCAGCAG GTTTGGAGGTGATCATATCTATCAGACCAGGAAATGGACCGCTTCCAGAAAATCATGGTTTTCAGACCACTAATTCCTTGTCTGAAATGAACCCCTGTTAA